The following coding sequences lie in one Porphyromonas asaccharolytica DSM 20707 genomic window:
- a CDS encoding exonuclease — MTWVDLLLLLILAGGITTFGRKRLRKHNPVYKGVERDFASHCALSIEESPLLQLSTAPEGDTPRYLVVDTETVCYLHDTLDETQLSAIDTPLLASLSWLLLDEELRVVRSEDHLLLSGMPITSEATDYHQLTTEFVAGHGEPPQAVLELFLRDLETTQMIVGHSLAFHLAVLAHDLQHYQLPSESLRSKRSFCTMRQGINYLILHYQADPLQTRISLETLYSKLLWGREDLEIIYQLKSRHDVVLATHCFIKLYKDPTSAADS; from the coding sequence ATGACTTGGGTTGACCTCCTGCTCCTATTGATCTTAGCTGGTGGCATCACCACCTTCGGTCGTAAGCGACTGCGCAAGCACAATCCCGTCTACAAAGGCGTAGAGCGTGACTTCGCTTCGCATTGTGCGCTCAGTATCGAGGAGTCACCGCTCCTGCAGCTTAGCACAGCACCCGAGGGTGACACGCCCCGCTACCTAGTGGTAGACACCGAGACCGTATGCTACCTGCACGACACGCTCGACGAGACACAGCTCTCCGCTATCGACACCCCACTCCTAGCGAGTCTCTCGTGGCTCCTCCTAGACGAAGAGCTACGCGTCGTACGGAGCGAAGACCATCTCCTGCTCAGTGGCATGCCGATCACCAGCGAAGCAACCGACTACCACCAGCTGACGACCGAGTTTGTCGCAGGGCATGGCGAGCCACCCCAAGCCGTATTAGAGCTATTCCTCAGAGATCTAGAGACTACGCAAATGATTGTGGGGCATAGCCTCGCCTTTCATCTAGCCGTCCTAGCGCACGACCTGCAGCACTACCAGTTGCCCAGTGAGAGCCTGCGGTCCAAGCGAAGCTTCTGCACTATGCGCCAAGGCATCAACTACCTCATCTTGCACTACCAAGCCGATCCTCTACAGACACGCATCAGTCTAGAGACGCTTTACAGCAAGCTCCTGTGGGGTCGCGAGGATCTAGAGATCATCTACCAGCTCAAGTCTCGTCACGACGTGGTCCTCGCCACGCACTGCTTCATCAAGCTCTACAAAGATCCGACCAGTGCCGCCGACTCGTGA
- a CDS encoding bifunctional metallophosphatase/5'-nucleotidase — protein sequence MNQFQHRTLLYCLAALLLLGSFASCKKAERETHTIRILHTTDVHGNILGYDFVQDSCTPSGLARVSTYVTQVRKEFPTSTLLFDGGDVLQGNAAVYYSNFVDTVRTHFVSDAMTLLGYDAAVVGNHDLEATPSVYHRWQRDMATPLLAANIVHSDGPLKGKPYYSPYSVHTVDGVKVAVLGLITPSVPEWIPQSSYEGMTFASPIATAHVWIPAIQEHVHPDLLIVLMHSGLGDEQGGENFAMQLANRVSGIDLILYGHDHQANQTTVQSPAGSTVLLINPGSHARNVADVTVSITKQGDKVIDKKLQGEIVSMASVPVDSAFVSYFSGFADTVRSFIAEPITQLTEPLVGVDALFGPSAYISLLHQLQLDLSEADISFSAPHRLSLSQSADTLRVRNFFDIYPYENYLYKLRLSGQEIQDYLEYSYGLWCGPDASSGEHLLYLKDQADEQRFPTVNPTFNFSAAAGIDYTVDLRKAQGERVTIERLSDGRPFSTDSVYTVAVNSYRAIGGGGHLTQGAKISPEELRQRVVWVSPYDLRYHLIEWAKTHQPLTPPRYNNWAFIPKEQAAPAMARDRRIIEESLDK from the coding sequence GGCTACGACTTTGTCCAGGACAGCTGTACGCCTAGCGGACTGGCGCGTGTCTCTACCTATGTGACTCAAGTGAGGAAAGAGTTCCCGACGAGTACATTGCTCTTCGACGGAGGTGATGTGCTACAAGGTAATGCGGCGGTCTACTACTCCAACTTTGTCGACACCGTGCGCACGCACTTCGTCTCCGATGCTATGACGCTGCTGGGCTACGATGCAGCCGTCGTGGGCAACCATGATCTAGAGGCTACGCCGAGCGTCTACCATCGCTGGCAACGCGATATGGCGACACCACTGCTGGCCGCCAACATCGTACACAGCGATGGTCCCCTCAAGGGCAAGCCTTACTACTCGCCCTACAGCGTACACACGGTCGACGGGGTCAAAGTTGCTGTTCTCGGGCTGATCACTCCATCCGTGCCAGAGTGGATCCCCCAATCCTCTTATGAGGGGATGACCTTTGCTAGTCCGATCGCTACTGCTCATGTGTGGATTCCTGCGATCCAAGAGCATGTCCATCCCGACCTGCTTATAGTCCTGATGCACTCGGGGCTAGGCGATGAGCAAGGAGGTGAGAACTTTGCCATGCAGTTGGCAAACAGAGTCTCCGGTATCGACCTCATCCTCTACGGACATGATCATCAGGCTAATCAGACGACCGTGCAGAGTCCAGCCGGCTCTACCGTCTTGCTGATCAATCCTGGGAGCCATGCGAGAAACGTGGCGGACGTGACGGTCTCCATTACCAAGCAGGGTGACAAAGTGATCGACAAAAAGCTCCAAGGAGAGATCGTCTCAATGGCTTCCGTACCAGTAGACTCCGCTTTCGTCAGTTATTTCTCAGGCTTTGCCGACACGGTACGAAGCTTTATCGCTGAGCCTATCACACAGCTCACCGAGCCATTAGTAGGGGTGGATGCGCTCTTCGGACCCTCCGCTTATATCTCTCTGCTTCATCAGCTACAGCTAGACTTGAGCGAGGCAGACATCTCCTTCTCCGCACCGCATCGTCTCTCCTTGTCACAGTCTGCTGACACGCTACGGGTACGAAACTTCTTCGACATCTATCCCTATGAGAACTATCTCTACAAGCTGCGCCTCTCAGGGCAAGAGATACAGGACTATCTAGAGTACTCTTACGGCTTATGGTGCGGTCCCGATGCTAGCTCTGGAGAGCATCTGCTCTATCTGAAGGATCAAGCTGATGAGCAACGCTTCCCGACGGTCAATCCGACCTTCAACTTCAGCGCAGCTGCTGGTATTGACTACACGGTTGATCTGCGCAAAGCTCAAGGCGAGCGGGTAACCATCGAGCGTCTGTCTGACGGACGCCCCTTCTCGACCGACAGCGTCTACACGGTAGCGGTCAACTCTTACCGAGCTATCGGTGGCGGAGGGCATCTGACGCAAGGAGCGAAGATTTCGCCCGAAGAGTTGCGCCAGCGCGTCGTTTGGGTTTCGCCTTATGACCTACGCTATCACCTCATCGAGTGGGCAAAAACGCACCAGCCACTCACACCGCCCCGCTACAACAACTGGGCCTTCATCCCTAAAGAGCAAGCTGCGCCAGCGATGGCACGAGATCGCCGCATCATTGAGGAGAGCCTTGATAAGTAA
- a CDS encoding sulfite exporter TauE/SafE family protein produces MQSDLLALVSGSTPFVAVVVMALLVAINPCPLATVVSSLLFLTGRQTSRRQGWWIATLYALGRALLYFLLGLLSAWLLRTSIQTLQLQEQILYGLEHWLGPLIILLGVLLWLFGRHDHHDHHDHEGHQHEAEPMHQAEEHDHEHKQPLERQGAWSWRVLWLGFSSALFFCPATGLIYFGMLVPMTAQAGGAMGLLYLGLFALLTASVAYPVYGLIRMGMSRLVRFAGDMQRWRKWLNVGVSLLFIVMGVVITLVHLLHGHESAALVGSL; encoded by the coding sequence ATGCAGTCCGATCTCTTAGCTCTAGTCTCAGGTTCAACGCCTTTTGTGGCGGTGGTGGTGATGGCTCTCCTCGTGGCAATCAATCCGTGTCCACTGGCGACGGTGGTTTCCTCGCTGCTCTTTCTGACGGGGCGACAGACGAGTAGACGGCAGGGGTGGTGGATCGCTACGCTCTATGCACTGGGGCGTGCGCTGCTCTACTTCTTGCTCGGGTTGCTCTCGGCTTGGCTCTTGAGGACGAGCATTCAGACGCTCCAACTACAAGAGCAGATCCTGTATGGCTTGGAGCATTGGCTGGGACCGCTAATCATTCTATTGGGAGTGCTGCTATGGCTGTTCGGTCGTCACGATCATCACGACCATCACGATCATGAGGGACATCAGCACGAGGCGGAGCCGATGCATCAAGCGGAGGAGCATGATCATGAGCACAAGCAACCGCTAGAGCGGCAGGGGGCGTGGAGCTGGCGAGTTCTCTGGCTAGGCTTTAGCTCGGCTCTCTTCTTCTGTCCCGCTACGGGGTTGATCTACTTCGGTATGCTGGTGCCTATGACGGCTCAGGCGGGGGGCGCTATGGGGTTGCTCTATTTGGGACTCTTTGCGCTCCTAACGGCTAGTGTCGCTTATCCCGTCTATGGGCTGATACGTATGGGGATGAGTCGCTTAGTGCGATTCGCTGGCGATATGCAGCGGTGGCGCAAGTGGCTCAATGTAGGGGTCTCGCTCCTTTTCATTGTGATGGGCGTTGTGATCACGCTCGTTCACCTGCTGCATGGTCACGAGTCGGCGGCACTGGTCGGATCTTTGTAG